The sequence AAATGTGGGCCATTTCCATAATATTCAACGATAGCCCTTGGTGATGGATCTTGCATGATAAATAAAGGTAGAATAGACAACCAATGTGGGCTCCTACAAAGCATGTGGTTTCAATGAAATTGCGAGGAATAATTATTAGTAcaatgaaataaaacaaataataataatacaaaaaaaaaaaaaacttgcaaAAACCAACCAAGAAACCATTATTGCTAGTTGTTGCTCACGTCAGTATTCACATAAAGATTGCAATGTGATAATTGTAACACACGATTTCCAAATTGATGTCTCATCATTTTAGAAGATGCCCTTTTCTTTTCAGTGAAACAGTATTTAAGTGATTATAAATTTTTAgaatgggtttttttttatgcaATAATTTAATATAGGAACATGATTTATTAATGGTGAAAATTTAAACTCAAACCAATATTGATAGTTTGAAAATGGAGTGGAAATTACTCTTGAGGCAAGAAAATGATTCTTGAAACcaaaggaaaataatttttacagCACATGAGAGGGAGAAAAAAAGTAGAAAAAAGAATATAGTAAAGGTGGTTGGAACATGAAAAATAAGACAAATTGATTGCTTAATGGTCTCCACAATCTCCTTCATATTTCTCTGTCCCCTTCCCTCTTCTTATCTTCAGACTTCACCAGCAGGACACTCACAGTGCACCGCACCAAACAACACATCTTGCTGCGGCCATGGCATTTGCAGGAACTACACAAAAATGCATGGCATGTGACAAAACTGTGTATCTTGTGGATAAGTTAACTGCAGATAATAGAATCTATCATAAAGCTTGCTTCAGATGCCACCACTGTAAAGGGACTCTCAAGGTTTGTGTTTAGATTCTTGTTCTCTTTGATATGCTAATCTTGGATCTCTAGATGAGGTTTCACATATAGATCTTTGTGAGTAGGTTGATCTTGATTAGTGATGGaacttaaagattttgatttggAAGAAATCACAAGTTTTAACAAAGAACGATTCCCATGTAATGTTTTGAGTATAGTGTTTGGCTATAATTTGTTCGGATCAAGGAACCGAGTTTTTGATGATCTGAAAGTTGTGATATAAAAGTTGCTTCGATGGATCTGCTGCAGATCAAGTTCAGAGCACCTAATTCTTGAATTGATGAAGTAAAGATTCAGCTATATTGCTAACAATGATTCTTGTGGCAAACATGTAAAATTACAGCTAGCGAACTACAATTCTTTTGAGGGAGTTCTGTACTGTAGGCCACACTTTGATCAGCTCTTCAAGAGAACTGGCAGTCTAGACAAAAGCTTTGAAGGTAATGACAaacttatatattatataaccAGTTATATTTTTTCTGATTTGCAGCGAAAGAATACTGATATTCTTTTACTTATGTTGATCAGGAACACCTAAGATTGCGAAACCGGAGAAGCCTGGTGACATCGAGGTAAGAGGGCTTATTGATGTGCTTCGAGGATAATCTTCAGGTTAGATAGGCGGAAACTAAGGAGATATGTATTGGGCCGTCAATAAACAATTGGAACCTGGTGTCTTTTGGGAATTCTTGGGATGCTTTCATTACGGCAATAAACATTTGGTGCTATGATTGGTACAAGAGGGAAGATCACATCTTCGACTTGTGCTAGTTATAAGTTGGAGCAATTGTGAGAAAAACATATCTTTTCCTCCTGTGTAGCGATCTATGTGACATAATGATTGGAAAtgctttgaaatatttgaattgctCCAGAACCATCACTTATAGATTTTGTTCTAACAAGTGCTTGCCACACGCGATGTTGCCCAAGAAGATAAGGGGGGGTTGGCTCTTCCTGGGATATTGTTAGATGCTTGGCACTCTCAATCTAAATAATGTGGTAAGAATCTTCATTTTTGTTGCAGAAACCAAACGCAAATAAGGTCTCAAGTATGTTTGCTGGAACAAGAGACAAATGTCTGGCCTGCCAGAAAACTGCCTACCCAACTGAGAAGGTAAATATAAGTCGTTTAGATGTATGTAAAAGAGTTGGGAAGAAATGTATTAATTCcttataaatcatatattgagatcatatcataa comes from Primulina huaijiensis isolate GDHJ02 chromosome 2, ASM1229523v2, whole genome shotgun sequence and encodes:
- the LOC140965373 gene encoding LIM domain-containing protein WLIM1-like, coding for MAFAGTTQKCMACDKTVYLVDKLTADNRIYHKACFRCHHCKGTLKLANYNSFEGVLYCRPHFDQLFKRTGSLDKSFEGTPKIAKPEKPGDIEKPNANKVSSMFAGTRDKCLACQKTAYPTEKVTVNGIAYHKSCFKCSHGGCVISPSNYIAHEGRLYCKHHHTQLIKEKGNLSQLEGDHE